A single region of the Ascaphus truei isolate aAscTru1 chromosome 6, aAscTru1.hap1, whole genome shotgun sequence genome encodes:
- the LOC142497154 gene encoding uncharacterized protein LOC142497154, whose translation MKDTTLYRTQMKLKDLLKKQAQLVSDIIFLRNCKKKHLIPKGLVLKNPLATTYNTKFSQQMCTRNSERLRNHLISICYSNRRKIKATIDSILETGEIRADIWRGLRTFHEKLLKGLISNKEKKLHRLRLRMRYSAAASTTSNNINIHSHQQQDRTVNISDYTPNQAESSVLSKGVTFCPTKPMDKIELCSDLEEFFKRLRLKELFHDRHDQDRANTAEGGPLHMSREKQKSNWIPQTGRNPKQDRYIESFRHRAKTTILDKVRKQTYNLTLIERRAIESLKANHNITIKPADKGGAVVIMNTTDNSLMQSIPPNCSRIQQKSTWENSTGSLKHSRYTQENKFWT comes from the coding sequence ATgaaagataccacattgtaccgcactcaaatgaagctaaaggatttactgaaaaaacaggcacaactagtcagcgatatcatcttcctcagaAATTGCAAAAAGAAGCATCTGATCCCGAAAGGACTTgtcctcaaaaacccacttgccaccacatacaacacaaaattctcccaacaaatgtgcaccaggaactcagaaagattaaggaaccatctgatTAGCATCTGTTACAGCAATAGGAGAAAGATAAAGGCGACAATAGACAGcatcctggagacaggagaaatacGCGCAGACATTTGGAGAGGACTCCgaacattccatgaaaaactcctgaagggcCTAATTAGCAACAAGGAAAAGAAACTCCAtagactgaggctaagaatgagatactctgcagcagccagcacaacctCAAATAATATAAACATTCACAGTCACCAACAGCAGGACCGCACTGTTAACATCTCAGACTATACAccaaatcaagcagagtcctctgtattatcaaagggtgtcacattctgccctaccaagcctatggacaagattgagctgtgcagtgacctggaagagTTCTTCAAAAgactgcgtcttaaggagttgtTCCATGACAGACATGACCAAGATCGTGCCAACACGGCAGAAGGAGGGccactgcacatgagcagggagaaacaaaaatccaactggatcccacaaactgggcgcaacccgaAACAGGACCGGTACATCGAAAGCTTTAGACACagagccaaaaccaccatcctggacaaagtaaggaaacaaacgtaTAATCTTACACTGatcgagaggagagccatagaatcactaaaggccaaccacaacataacaatcaaacctgcagacaagggaggagcagtggtcataatgaacaccacagacaaCTCTCTGATGCAAAGTATTCCACCAAACTGCAGCAGGATTCAACAAAAAAGTACATgggagaactcaacaggatcattaaaacactcccgatatacacaagagaacaaattctggacctga